One Myripristis murdjan chromosome 18, fMyrMur1.1, whole genome shotgun sequence DNA window includes the following coding sequences:
- the LOC115376710 gene encoding uncharacterized protein LOC115376710 isoform X2, whose product MTFVFSQSMMWFSRLQWSVIADFKFSCSACSFIARVCLFSVSFSHSFWCSCLFIICLLGFSEVSVSRSSLFPEDVILTCQGPSNDTIHIKVWTRPDLQKSQYVFMLRDGHIDKTQQHPSFKNRVELRDGNMKNGDLSVILRNVTEDDSGTYECRFIAGQGTHRKRGVLQVNPSSIITLKVADPDANDGPAGHGLTAVAVVAALALIGVVSCVVFVIYRK is encoded by the exons ATGACTTTTGTCTTCTCCCAATCCATGATGTGGTTTTCCCGTTTGCAGTGGTCTGTTATTGCCGATTTTAAATTTTCCTGCAGTGCCTGTTCTTTTATTGCTCGTGTCTGTCTTTTCTCCGTCTCCTTTTCACACTCTTTTTGGTGTTCGTGCTTATTTATCATCTGTCTGCTGGGCTTCTCTGAAG TTTCTGTGTCCAGAAGCTCTTTATTCCCGGAGGACGTCATCCTCACCTGTCAGGGTCCCAGCAATGACACCATCCATATTAAGGTGTGGACCAGACCTGACCTGCAGAAATCCCAGTATGTCTTCATGCTCCGAGATGGTCACATAGATAAGACCCAGCAGCACCCGTCTTTCAAGAACCGGGTGGAGCTGAGAGACGGGAACATGAAGAACGGCGACCTGTCTGTGATTCTGAGGAACGTGACCGAAGACGACAGCGGGACGTACGAGTGTCGCTTCATAGCCGGCCAAGGgacacacaggaagagaggCGTCCTTCAGGTTAATCCCAGCAGCATCATCACCCTGAAGGTGGCAGATCCAG ACGCCAACGATGGACCTGCTGGACATGGACTTACCGCAGTGGCAGTTGTTGCAGCACTGGCACTGATTGGAGTTGTGTCCTGTGTTGTCTTTGTGatttacagaaaatga
- the LOC115376710 gene encoding uncharacterized protein LOC115376710 isoform X1: protein MTFVFSQSMMWFSRLQWSVIADFKFSCSACSFIARVCLFSVSFSHSFWCSCLFIICLLGFSEVSVSRSSLFPEDVILTCQGPSNDTIHIKVWTRPDLQKSQYVFMLRDGHIDKTQQHPSFKNRVELRDGNMKNGDLSVILRNVTEDDSGTYECRFIAGQGTHRKRGVLQVNPSSIITLKVADPDANNGHANDGHANDGPAGHGLTAVAVVAALALIGVVSCVVFVIYRK from the exons ATGACTTTTGTCTTCTCCCAATCCATGATGTGGTTTTCCCGTTTGCAGTGGTCTGTTATTGCCGATTTTAAATTTTCCTGCAGTGCCTGTTCTTTTATTGCTCGTGTCTGTCTTTTCTCCGTCTCCTTTTCACACTCTTTTTGGTGTTCGTGCTTATTTATCATCTGTCTGCTGGGCTTCTCTGAAG TTTCTGTGTCCAGAAGCTCTTTATTCCCGGAGGACGTCATCCTCACCTGTCAGGGTCCCAGCAATGACACCATCCATATTAAGGTGTGGACCAGACCTGACCTGCAGAAATCCCAGTATGTCTTCATGCTCCGAGATGGTCACATAGATAAGACCCAGCAGCACCCGTCTTTCAAGAACCGGGTGGAGCTGAGAGACGGGAACATGAAGAACGGCGACCTGTCTGTGATTCTGAGGAACGTGACCGAAGACGACAGCGGGACGTACGAGTGTCGCTTCATAGCCGGCCAAGGgacacacaggaagagaggCGTCCTTCAGGTTAATCCCAGCAGCATCATCACCCTGAAGGTGGCAGATCCAG aTGCCAATAATGGACACGCCAACGATGGACACGCCAACGATGGACCTGCTGGACATGGACTTACCGCAGTGGCAGTTGTTGCAGCACTGGCACTGATTGGAGTTGTGTCCTGTGTTGTCTTTGTGatttacagaaaatga
- the LOC115376710 gene encoding uncharacterized protein LOC115376710 isoform X3, which yields MLRDGHIDKTQQHPSFKNRVELRDGNMKNGDLSVILRNVTEDDSGTYECRFIAGQGTHRKRGVLQVNPSSIITLKVADPDANNGHANDGHANDGPAGHGLTAVAVVAALALIGVVSCVVFVIYRK from the exons ATGCTCCGAGATGGTCACATAGATAAGACCCAGCAGCACCCGTCTTTCAAGAACCGGGTGGAGCTGAGAGACGGGAACATGAAGAACGGCGACCTGTCTGTGATTCTGAGGAACGTGACCGAAGACGACAGCGGGACGTACGAGTGTCGCTTCATAGCCGGCCAAGGgacacacaggaagagaggCGTCCTTCAGGTTAATCCCAGCAGCATCATCACCCTGAAGGTGGCAGATCCAG aTGCCAATAATGGACACGCCAACGATGGACACGCCAACGATGGACCTGCTGGACATGGACTTACCGCAGTGGCAGTTGTTGCAGCACTGGCACTGATTGGAGTTGTGTCCTGTGTTGTCTTTGTGatttacagaaaatga